Part of the Fusarium musae strain F31 chromosome 3, whole genome shotgun sequence genome, AATTCACATCACTCAAAAGCCCTTGCCCACTAAGTTAAATCTGAAAGCCACTTAAAcacggcggcggcggcaaAAGCCGCATCACAGTCACAGTCTGTTTGCTTCTTATAGTCATTTCAGGGATATCCTTTTTCTCTTAGCGTGGGGGAGACCACAAAATCACTGAGGAATAAACTTTTACGACTTCTTTGACGAATTGGCCCCTCTCAGACCCCTCAAACCCCTCTCCTCGTCACATTTCGCCTCAGGTTCGGACTGTACTGTAGCAAACAGCATCCAGGCTGTCGATCACTCAGGGTGCACTGGTGCACAGCACCTCAGCCCCTCACACGAGCTGCCGCAAATCACCTGGCATTCTTGCTCACTTCCTCGCGGCCGTTGAGTTCTGCATACACTGTGATTGGCGTCGATCGAAGTTGCCTGGTCCTGAGACCCTGGGCCACTGTCAGGCATGATCACGGGGCTCGCTTCGAGAACCTCAGGCTGTAGGGTTGCTGAGTGAACCCCGTATGCGTGGAGACACTCCATGATGATCTTAGCCTTGTCTGCAAAGCCCTGGACAGTTCTACTATCGACGGCGATGTGGGCAGAGGCGACAAATTTGCGTTGGTCCAGGCGCCAGATATGCAGCTCGTGCACCGATATGATGCCAGGGATCTAAAATGCTTGTTAGTCTTGGCTCTGAACAGAATGAGCTATACGCTGTTACCATCTCAATGTCACGTTTGACGTCCTCAGGGTTGACGCCTTCAGGCGCAGTTTGTAGTAGAATAGCGCCGCTTTTCTTGACTAAAGGTATAGCTGATAGGAGAATCATGAGTGAGATGAAGACTCCCACTGCTGGGTCCGCGTAGTATCGACCTTCTCCTTTGAGTTGCCAGATCAGAACTGCCGCAATGATGACtccgatgttgttgatggcatCTCCTAGAACATGAATGAAAACGCCAAGCATACCCAAGTCCCTTCCTGGGCCCTTCACGGACATAGTTGTGTGCCTATGATTATGGTGGTCCATGGGAATCTGTTGAGCTATTGTTAATGACAAAGACTCTATAACTGCCTACATGTTAGACTCACGTGTGCCAAACCTGTCAAGCTCTGGCTTATTGTCTCGTTAGTTAACGGTCCAGTAGTCTCCTGGTTCTGTAGtctatcatcatggctgtgtTGTCTATCTCCCTGGTGGTCATGTTCATGGTCATGCTCTGAAGAAGCAAGTCAGTGAGTGTTATCGCGAATATCAGAGAAGGATGGAGTCTTTTCTCACCGTGAAGGAAGGATAGTACGAGAATGTTTAGTGCCAGACCAACGCAACCAACTATCATGATCAGAAAAGGTTGCTGTACGCCTATTTTGTTAGCTTCCTCTGGTTGTGATCCCGTATATCAACTGAGAACTTACGAGTCAAATGAACGAATCGTTCAACAGCCTGCAACAGGATACTGATCCCCAGTGCCAAAAGAAAGACTCCGTTGAAGAATGCACCCAGTATAGTTGCTCTGTGCCATCCATATGTGTATCCTTGTGGAGCTGGTTTCTTATGTTCTTGCAACTAACATAGTAAGCTACATAGGACGACACTTGAGGTGCAGGTTCGCAACCTACCATCAACGCTATTAGAGCGACAACTATTCCGATGAGATCACTAAGCTGTCTGTTGTCAGATATTCATTTCCGTCTTGGTCAATAAGGGATTTTCGTACGTAGTGAAAAGCATCGGCGATCAATGCGATCGAGCGAGTATAGAACCCAACTATATGCTGTCAGTGAGGATTCTCAAGATGATATTTGACTTACCAGCCAATTCAGCtgcaaagaaagagaaagagatacaGATCGTGGCTATCAGCCTCTGCTTCTTTGTGATTCTCATTGTGATATCTTGAGGTTGTGGTCTTCGTTTAGATATTCTTTTGTAGATTCGCTTGGATTCTCGCTTCTGGTCTCCTAAGTTGACAGCTTTGCAAATCCAGATTTTAAGGTGGCTCCCATTATCAATGGAATCAGCTCGACTTTATACTGCTTTGAAAATTCCGAGGAGTGATCTTCCACGGTTAAGAGGTCTGAATAGGTGAGCTCTCTGAGGGAGCTGGCATAACATCCCATCAGCTTGCAGGGCAAACAGCGGCGTATTGTTGTCGACAATAGCCAAACACGTCAGATATAGATTACATCCGTCACCCATACCCATTGAGAATACCGATAGAAGTCAGCAAAGCGAAGACGGATATTAGAAAGTGGTTTATCAAGGTGTTGGCTCATATAGCTATCCGTGATCGGGTTCCGGGACAATGATTGGGGTAGCATTAACTTGCCGGGCCGAAGATGGAATACAAGTATGTTTTGGTTAGGATTTCTGTTTCACGACAGCTCTTTGTGCTTGGTGAATATAAAGCTTCGTGATGTGtgcgttggtgatgttggttgTTGACGCGGTAAGGTCGGCTTGCAGTGAAAACTATACAAGTGGCCAATCCCATGAGCAATCTGATACACTTCAAAGACTTTATGTTTTgtatctatttatatagccGGTGTTTAAATCGCGGTCTGTTTTGAGGTTCGCTGAACGTCTTGTGTAATGTCACTGTGTCCTAGGGTATGCAAATCTGTGTCCTATTCACCGATATTCTAGCCACCTCAAAAGAATTTGTAGATACGGTTTCAGAAGGGTAGCCATGGTAAAATTCGACATTAGTTGTAACCAGAGACGTTTAAAATCgcaataaaaaaaaaacggtGTGCTGCTGAATTAGAGGACAAAGTTGGTGTGTATTAACCAGCGTTGGACTCTGATGCTCAGGGGTAAGAATTCTCAAAGAAACAGTGCTTGGCTCGAAACTGTGGTTCTCTGGCTCATTTGGCCCGTGACGAAAGGCAACACATCCCGATTCAAACTCAAGAATATCTACAGTTTAGCTCATTGAAGTGCTGAAAGAACCCATTGAAACAAATCGCATTATTTTTTCTACAAATCGACCAAACGCCATGCGTAGATGCCACTGCAATCGACAAATCACTTCTTCCTGGCAGGACGGGCGTTTttgagcctcttcttctccttctcctgtCTGGCCTTGCGGACATCGTCCCTGCCCTTGAGTTCCTTTTTGCTTCCCATACCGTCGCGGAAACGGCCCACGCGCTTCTCTCTCGCCTCGTCGACACGCTTCTTGCGGACCTGGAAGTCGTCGCGGTACTTGTCTGCCTCCTTTGGCGCCCTCTCCTGCTTGTGTTTGTAGCGGACACCGGAGGGAATGTGGGCGACATGGCTGGCACCGCCAGGACGTTCTGCCTCGCCGACGTGAGGGAGCTTGCCGAGACGGTTGGCACGCTTCCACTTGTCGAAGCGGCCACTTTGGAAGCTGGCCGCGATCTTGACACCACTCTCGCCACGGATCATCTTGGCACCCTTGGATCCGTCATCATCGTTCTCCCGTGACACATacttcttggacttcttgtcCCAACGCATCTTTGAGCGAGTTGGCTCGCCGAAGCTCTTGGCGTTCTCATCATTCGTAAGATCCATGGTCACGCCACGAGCAGCCTCCACAAAATTGGAAGAGTCCTGGCCACCGGACGACACGCCGTACCCACGTTCCTCGGCGGCGTTGAATGTCCGAGGCGTGTAAGACATGAAAACTTCTGAGTCTCGCCAATCCGTCTGCCCCTTCTTTGGGTTGGTGTTTGATACGGTGACCTCCAAACCATCATCCGACTCCTCGGCGGCCTCGTCCACATCCATCtggtcttcatcttcatcggacATGGCCTCCACCTCGGCACCAACTGGCACATCGTCATCAATGCCATCGAAATCGTCgtgatccttcttctctgtttGCCTTCGTGGCGTAATTCTCTTTCTCAACTGCTTCATTACTTCGGCAGCTTCAGTAGTTCCCTTGTCCCGGCGTCCACCGATCTCAAAAATGGTCTCCTGAGGCCTGAAACCACTGATTCTAGCCAACATATTGGCTCGCGCTTGTTCAGCtccatcaacatcctcccCAAAGAGTGCATGAAGTTGTGTCCAACCCTCACTTCCGACCAACTCCTTCGATCGCTTCGCACTTGAACCAGCTGCCGAGTTCCTTGTTCTCAAGTAGAGCTTCTCTGCTTTGATAGCAACTCCTCGTAGCGCTGAGATGTCCTCACTTTCGTACAAAGCTTTGTTAAACCATTCTACCTGAGCTTCTACAGGGTCTCGTTTTAATGCACCAACAACCACATCATCTGAAAATGATGGATTCTTAGCCTCCTGGCCAATGACAAGTCTCTTGCCAAGGAACAgctgaaggtcaagaagataAGGAGCGTCAGTATCTCTCACAAGACTGTAACTCCAACCCCGTTGGCCTGCTCGCGCAGTACGACCAACTCGATGAACGAAAACCTTGGGCTGGGGAGGAAAGTCGAAGTTGATGACGTTGGCAAGAACTGGAATATCGATACCACGTGCAGCAACGTCAGTAACGACAAGAATGTTTGTCTTGCCTCTTCGAAAATCTTCAACCTGAATTCTTCGTGCAGTCTGGTCAAGGGATCCGTAGACATAGGAGACAGCGAAACCAGCGTAAATCAATAAGTTGGCGAGGTACTCGACGTGATGCTTGGTTGCTGTAAAGATGATTGTGGAATGCTCGGTAGGCTTGCCACTTGAACCGTCAGCACCCCGTTTTCGCTTCTTGGATCCCGCTTCGGAGTCCTCTGCGCTCACTGGGGCACCGACTGGCATCTTAATAACGTCGTGGAGGATATGCAGCAAAGATCCCTCCTTTTCGGCACCCTTGACAGAGAAGAAAGCGCTCTCGAGATCAGGAGAGACCTTTGTCTCGGCATCAAGTCGCACAAGACTTGGATCTTGTAAGCCGGCGCGAGCGAACTCAACCAAAGAGGCAGGCAATGTCGCCGAGAAGAGCAAACTTTGTCGTGAAGGCGGAAGTGCATGAAGAATTTCTGTTAACTGTGCCGCAAACCCCATTTCAAACAAGCGATCAGCTTCGTCAAAAACCACGTATTTGATAGAAGAGAGGTCCAAAGACATCTCGACCTTCAAATGAAGGAATCGTCCAGGTGTTGCGATCACAATATCGGGATTGGCGGCCATAGATCCGAACTGTTCCTCCAAGctatcaccaccaacaagcaAAACGCATTTTAAGTCGGTCCCTCTGCTGAATTCCTTCACAACCTTCAAAGTCTGGATCGCGAGTTCTCGAGAAGGCGAAAGGATAAGCGCTCGTGTTCCGAACCTGGCGCTGTGAGCACGCAATCGTTCGATCATAGGAATAACGAAGGCTGCTGTCTTTCCGGAACCTGTTCTGGCCATGCCGACCAAATCTTTTCTGTCTAGAATCAAAGGAATGGCTTTACGTTGGATTGGAGTTGGGACCGAGAAACCTTTCCGTGTGATGGCCTTTAGGAGATTGCTGTTCAGACCTGGAAGATATTAGTCGTCTCTTCACCTCATATGTTGCCATTCTTACCCATTGCCTGGAAACCTCCACCCTTCTTGACTGTCCTGCCCTTGAGATTCGAAGCTTTTCGAAAAGAAGCCGCCTGTTGAAGGGCGATGAATGCCTCATCGTTGTCATCGTTGCCGGGCTCTGGGGCGTTTAACAGGCCATCGAAGTCGAAGTCCGCGCCGCCATCGTTGGCGCCGTTCTCGTCTTCGCCGTCGCCGGGGTATAACGATCCAAAGATATCAATCTCTCCATCAGAAGGGGTCGGTGAGACGCCGCGTTGTGGCATTGTGACTCGCCGTCGATATCAGCAATATGTATGTAGAATTAAGATAGTCTAAGAGGCTCAGTAGCTCTCTTTCCCAATAATTTTTTCTGTTATCTTATCTCGCGGGGCATATAAGTGGGCCACTTTGTTCCGGCCCTGCGACTGTCTATCGCCTACTATTAACCTATCTTCACTCATTTTCAACCTTgttggctcttcatcatttcAACTTCTAGAAACTTATCATTGCCCATAATGTCCAGCAAAGATTCGAAAGAAGATAAAGATGCGCTCGAtgctcttgagcttgaggccaAAGAATTTGATAAGGTTAGCTGTTTGCGACAACTAGATCAGTCATCAAGACTCGCGCTGACTCTCTCCAGGATGCTGAGATTGATCGCATCTTGAAGGCATTTCGCCTCGACGCGTATGTGAAACCTTCGTCATCTCTCTGCATTGAGATCTAACTTTCTCATAGTTATGCCGTTCTTGATCTCCAACCTGGTGTCCCTGACTCAGACATCAAAGTTACGTACCGCAAGAAGTCTCTACTCATCCATCCCGATAAAACAAAGAATCCACTGGCTCCAGATGCCTTCGATCGGCTAAAGAAAGCCCAGACAGAGCTCATGGACGAGAAGCACCGTGCACGGCTAGATGAAGCTATTGCGGACGCTCGAATGTTGCTTATTCGCGAAAACAAATGGACTGTCGACAGCGAAGAGCTTAAGACGGAAGAGTTCCGAAAGATGTGGCGTGCAAAAGCGCGAGATGTTCTCATTGATAACGAGCATCGCCGACGCCGCCAGATGAAAGCCCAGCTCCAGGAAGAAGGTCGTGAACAACGACGTACTGATGCCGAGGTGGAAGAGCGTAAGCGCAAGCGACAGCATGAACAGGATTGGGAAGCCACTCGGGATGAGCGGATCAGCAGCTGGCGACAATTCCAGAAAGGATCAGGtggcgagaagaaaaagaagaagaagctcaagcccaTCGGCTAGAGACATTGGTATTTCACGGGAGTTTATTGGGAAGACAGCACGAAAGGACACGGCTACACTAAACAATGTCGCGGCTGGTATGTGAGTTAAATAATTATGATGAATGGTTTGGACTCTAATCAAGTCAGACAAGGTGCCCCCAGGTTTCAAGCCTCACTCGACTCCTGAGACGTCGGTTTTCAGCACGGTAAGTTCATCATGGACGTGTATCATTGACGTAGACCGCGTGATGTATTCGTAGTATCATTCATATCCCAGGTGCACCTTCAAGTGACTTGAAATGCAATTTCAATGAGGAGAGTGGCCTCGTTGGAGCTTCATAGCTCCTTCTATACTACAGGATTAGTATACAACAGATCTGATGCAGTTGGCAGATCTACAAGAGTAGTTGGGCTATCATAACCCTCCACCGACGCCATACAAAAAATATGAACCTTTTGAACACCAACAAATGCGCTTCTCCCActctaattttaataataccccCAGTATATGATacatatcatcatcagtcgGAAGTTATTTAGTTCTTATCCTTATCATCAGATTTCTTGCTTGAGTCATCATTCTTGCTTGAATCCTCACTCGCCTTTTGGTGAGCGGGATTGTTGGTCAGTGTGTGCCAAAGCGATTTGAGGAAGCCCTCGTTCTTGTGCGATTCAGGGTCATTTGGGTCCCTTGCAAGGTCAGTGTCAATTGTTTAAACCGTTGAGATTGCAATCAGTGCCTTACCTGGAAGAACCAACGCCCATCACGCGCTTGGCGGTCTTATCACCCATCTCGTCGGCAAGCAACTCAACAATAGTTCGCTGGTTAGCTGTCAAATATTTGGGCATGCTAACTCGGTATTCGACACGGAGATCACCGTTGACACCACGTCGTGAACCGAGACGCTTCATTCCCATGCCGGGAAGTGTGATCTTGTCACCAGTGTTGGTGCCAGTGGCAACCTTGACATTGACTGTTCCATCCAGAGTAGGGATTTCTGCATGGCCACCGAGTAAGGCTGTTGTAAGAGGAATATTGGCAGTGTAAAGAATGTTAGAGCCGTCTCGGCGGAACTTGGGGTCCTTGGTGACTCGGATAAAGACGTATAGATCTCCGTTCTGGCCACGAGCATTAGGGTCGGAAGATCGGCCAGTAGCAGGCGCGTCACCAGCACCGTCAACTCGAAGTCGCATGCCGTCCTCGATACCGGCAGGGATATCCACCGTGATAGACTTTCTCTCCCTCACAACGCCATCTCCTGAGCATGTCTTGCACTCAGCTCCCTTGGGAATAATCGTACCAGTGCCATCACAAGTTCCGCAAGTAGATGCCATTTGGAAGCCACCTTGCATGAAGTGTACTCGAGTGCCAGTTCCATCACAAGCACCGCAGGCACTCCTCGATGTGTCGGCCTTCAGACCGTTACCCTTGCATGTACCGCATGTGCTGAGAGGTGTGAGCGAAATCGTCTTGCTGGTGCCTTTCGCCGCCTCCATAAAACTTATAGTAGCTTGAACTTCGACATTGTCACCGACCAAGATCTCCTGCTGATGAGCTTGCTGTCGTCCGCGGCGGCCAAAGCCTTGTTGTCCGGTAAATGCTGAAAAGATATCCTCGAAGTTGACGCCGCCTCCAAAACCTCCCTGTCCGCCGAAGCCGCCGAAACCTCCTTGCGTACCAAAACCTCCGAAGCCAGAGAATGGATGCCCTCCACCGAAACCACCACCGCCACTACCCGGTGCACCTCCCCCGCTGGGATCGAAGCCAGCGGCGCCGAATTGGTCGTACTGCTCGCGCTTCTTGGGGTCGGAGAGAATCTCGTATGCGGATTGAATATCGGCGAACTTATCCTTGGCCTGGGGATCCTTATTCGTATCGGGATGGAACTTTTTCGCTAGGCCGTAGTATGCCTTCTTAATTTCGCCGGCCGATGCGCTCTTACTAACACCAAGAGCTTGGTAAGGATCCTTCTGCTGGACGGCATTTGTAGCATGGAACAACTATCACATATCAGAATGTAAAATTTCATCAATTGGTATTGGGCTACTCACCCGCTTCGCTGAAGGAGCTCgagtcctcttcctcaaggaaGATCGGTTTTGAGAGCCGGCCCGCCATGCCGCAGTGTGAAGCTGGGCACCTTTCCTTAAGCACTGAATCTTAGGTGCATTTTGCGCCAGCACACGCGCAGGACCGGCGGCCTTCGATATCAAACTAGGATTCATCTTGAACTGCAAGAATTCATCTGACTCTAAAAAGAAATTACAGAGAAATACAAAAGGTGCAACGAGGGAAGAGTAAAACGTCACGAGCAACTAGCGGAATAGCTCGtgcttctctttttttcGAGACCTATCTCGAACTTTTCCACTGGCAAGCCTCAGGCATCCAGCTTCGTCATAACGGCCGGCTTCGGCTGCGCTATACACGGATGCTTATTGGTCAATAGGTATTCAGGAACAACGGGAGTCAATGATA contains:
- a CDS encoding hypothetical protein (EggNog:ENOG41), giving the protein MRITKKQRLIATICISFSFFAAELAVGFYTRSIALIADAFHYLSDLIGIVVALIALMSLTGLAHIPMDHHNHRHTTMSVKGPGRDLGMLGVFIHVLGDAINNIGVIIAAVLIWQLKGEGRYYADPAVGVFISLMILLSAIPLVKKSGAILLQTAPEGVNPEDVKRDIEMIPGIISVHELHIWRLDQRKFVASAHIAVDSRTVQGFADKAKIIMECLHAYGVHSATLQPEVLEASPVIMPDSGPGSQDQATSIDANHSVCRTQRPRGSEQECQVICGSSCEGLRCCAPVHPE
- the DBP10 gene encoding ATP-dependent RNA helicase dbp10 (EggNog:ENOG41), whose translation is MPQRGVSPTPSDGEIDIFGSLYPGDGEDENGANDGGADFDFDGLLNAPEPGNDDNDEAFIALQQAASFRKASNLKGRTVKKGGGFQAMGLNSNLLKAITRKGFSVPTPIQRKAIPLILDRKDLVGMARTGSGKTAAFVIPMIERLRAHSARFGTRALILSPSRELAIQTLKVVKEFSRGTDLKCVLLVGGDSLEEQFGSMAANPDIVIATPGRFLHLKVEMSLDLSSIKYVVFDEADRLFEMGFAAQLTEILHALPPSRQSLLFSATLPASLVEFARAGLQDPSLVRLDAETKVSPDLESAFFSVKGAEKEGSLLHILHDVIKMPVGAPVSAEDSEAGSKKRKRGADGSSGKPTEHSTIIFTATKHHVEYLANLLIYAGFAVSYVYGSLDQTARRIQVEDFRRGKTNILVVTDVAARGIDIPVLANVINFDFPPQPKVFVHRVGRTARAGQRGWSYSLVRDTDAPYLLDLQLFLGKRLVIGQEAKNPSFSDDVVVGALKRDPVEAQVEWFNKALYESEDISALRGVAIKAEKLYLRTRNSAAGSSAKRSKELVGSEGWTQLHALFGEDVDGAEQARANMLARISGFRPQETIFEIGGRRDKGTTEAAEVMKQLRKRITPRRQTEKKDHDDFDGIDDDVPVGAEVEAMSDEDEDQMDVDEAAEESDDGLEVTVSNTNPKKGQTDWRDSEVFMSYTPRTFNAAEERGYGVSSGGQDSSNFVEAARGVTMDLTNDENAKSFGEPTRSKMRWDKKSKKYVSRENDDDGSKGAKMIRGESGVKIAASFQSGRFDKWKRANRLGKLPHVGEAERPGGASHVAHIPSGVRYKHKQERAPKEADKYRDDFQVRKKRVDEAREKRVGRFRDGMGSKKELKGRDDVRKARQEKEKKRLKNARPARKK
- a CDS encoding hypothetical protein (EggNog:ENOG41~BUSCO:EOG09263E49), whose product is MNPSLISKAAGPARVLAQNAPKIQCLRKGAQLHTAAWRAGSQNRSSLRKRTRAPSAKRLFHATNAVQQKDPYQALGVSKSASAGEIKKAYYGLAKKFHPDTNKDPQAKDKFADIQSAYEILSDPKKREQYDQFGAAGFDPSGGGAPGSGGGGFGGGHPFSGFGGFGTQGGFGGFGGQGGFGGGVNFEDIFSAFTGQQGFGRRGRQQAHQQEILVGDNVEVQATISFMEAAKGTSKTISLTPLSTCGTCKGNGLKADTSRSACGACDGTGTRVHFMQGGFQMASTCGTCDGTGTIIPKGAECKTCSGDGVVRERKSITVDIPAGIEDGMRLRVDGAGDAPATGRSSDPNARGQNGDLYVFIRVTKDPKFRRDGSNILYTANIPLTTALLGGHAEIPTLDGTVNVKVATGTNTGDKITLPGMGMKRLGSRRGVNGDLRVEYRVSMPKYLTANQRTIVELLADEMGDKTAKRVMGVGSSRDPNDPESHKNEGFLKSLWHTLTNNPAHQKASEDSSKNDDSSKKSDDKDKN